The Malus sylvestris chromosome 14, drMalSylv7.2, whole genome shotgun sequence genome segment ATTGGCCCCAATGAGCCATCTCAGCTGTCCATTCAAGAGAACGCTAATGGGTTGGCTCGTTATGCTATCATCTGCCAGGAGAATGGTCTAGTCCCAATCGTTGAGCCAGAGATCCTGGTTGATGGACCCCATTCCATCGATAAGTGTGCTGATGTGACAGAGCGTGTTCTTGCTGCGTGCTACAAGGCTCTTAATGACCACCATGTCCTCCTCGAAGGAACTCTGTTGAAGCCCAACATGGTCACTCCAGGATCTGATGCCAAGAAGGCTTCACCAGAAGTGATTGCCGAGTATACAGTTCGTGCCTTGTTGCGCACTACCCCTGCAGCTGTCCCTGCTGTTGTGTTCTTGTCCGGTGGACAGAGTGAGGAGGAGGCTACCCTCAACCTTAACGCCATGAACCAACTCAAGGGAAAGAAGCCATGGTCTCTATCCTTCTCCTTCGGACGTGCTCTTCAGCAAAGCACACTGAAGGCATGGGCAGGGAAAGAGGAAAACATCCCAAAGGCACAGGCTGCTCTCCTCACAAGGGCCAAGGCCAACTCTGAGGCTACTCTTGGAACCTACAAGGGTGATGCCAAGCTCGGTGAGGGTGCCGCTGAGTCTCTCCATGTGAAGGATTACAAGTACTGAAAAAATTTACAGTTCTT includes the following:
- the LOC126599534 gene encoding fructose-bisphosphate aldolase 1, cytoplasmic gives rise to the protein MSAYRGKYADELIANAAYIGTPGKGILAADESTGTIGKRFASINVENVESNRRALRELLFTAPDVLQYLSGVILFEETLYQKTASGKPFVDVLKEGGVLPGIKVDKGTVELAGTNGETTTQGLDGLAQRCQKYYEAGARFAKWRAVLKIGPNEPSQLSIQENANGLARYAIICQENGLVPIVEPEILVDGPHSIDKCADVTERVLAACYKALNDHHVLLEGTLLKPNMVTPGSDAKKASPEVIAEYTVRALLRTTPAAVPAVVFLSGGQSEEEATLNLNAMNQLKGKKPWSLSFSFGRALQQSTLKAWAGKEENIPKAQAALLTRAKANSEATLGTYKGDAKLGEGAAESLHVKDYKY